One genomic window of Paenibacillus xylanilyticus includes the following:
- a CDS encoding DUF3817 domain-containing protein, producing MMLHSTLGRFRLLLWLQGLSYVLLLFVAFPLKNAGILPQSVTWFGNLYGFLFLMYMLFMVSLYTTQKWRLRRPIALFFISFIPLGNFVYDFFVFRKMDQGQGTVK from the coding sequence ATGATGTTACATTCAACACTGGGCCGCTTCCGATTACTGCTGTGGCTGCAGGGACTTTCATATGTATTATTGCTGTTTGTTGCATTCCCCTTGAAAAATGCAGGGATTTTGCCTCAATCGGTCACCTGGTTTGGCAATCTGTACGGTTTTCTGTTTTTGATGTATATGTTGTTTATGGTAAGTCTGTATACGACGCAAAAGTGGCGTTTACGCCGTCCGATCGCGTTATTTTTCATATCGTTTATCCCTCTGGGCAATTTCGTTTATGATTTTTTCGTTTTTCGCAAAATGGA
- a CDS encoding glycosyltransferase family 4 protein → MKIAMVAPEKLPVPGNGSVEISILGIARELAMRHEVTIISREMPGLPAKEQLEGITIRRVPSSSPDQYIQAVIRLLKENSFDLIQVDNRPRCLARIKRSLPDTPVILFLHSLTFAQPGPARLALLRQADCIAVNSLSLRDRLGRRFPSVKHLMNVIPLGADLTRFVPALSDGTNLTLSERSQPFSVLYVGRLVPGKGVDILIRAVALVQQKVDVQLIIAGKGPQVYVRKLRLLARKLGIRSSFLGQIAHEQIHHLYRAADCLVCPSQMHEAFGLVNVEAMASGLPVIASDNGGIREIIESGSSGYLVSPYDKPQPFAACLQKLARDPKLAETLGKAGRAIAVNQFGWSRTAMHLEAAYTRLIRQ, encoded by the coding sequence ATGAAAATAGCAATGGTCGCACCGGAGAAACTACCTGTGCCTGGAAACGGTTCTGTTGAAATAAGCATTCTGGGTATCGCTCGCGAACTTGCAATGCGTCATGAAGTGACCATTATTAGCCGCGAAATGCCTGGTCTTCCAGCCAAAGAGCAGCTTGAAGGCATTACGATCCGCCGTGTTCCATCCAGCAGTCCTGATCAATATATTCAGGCGGTCATTCGGCTCTTAAAGGAAAATTCGTTTGATCTGATCCAGGTGGATAACAGGCCGCGCTGCTTGGCCCGAATCAAACGAAGCCTGCCTGACACCCCTGTAATCCTGTTCCTTCACTCCCTGACCTTCGCTCAGCCTGGACCAGCAAGATTAGCGTTGTTACGACAAGCCGACTGCATCGCCGTCAACAGTTTGTCGCTCAGAGACAGATTAGGGCGCAGGTTCCCTTCGGTGAAACATCTGATGAATGTTATTCCTCTGGGTGCCGATCTCACTCGCTTCGTTCCAGCCCTAAGCGATGGAACAAACCTCACGCTGTCAGAGCGTTCACAACCCTTTTCCGTGCTGTATGTCGGCAGACTGGTTCCAGGCAAAGGTGTGGACATTCTGATTCGCGCAGTAGCACTTGTGCAGCAGAAGGTTGATGTACAGCTGATTATTGCAGGCAAGGGACCACAGGTCTATGTGCGCAAGCTGCGTCTGCTAGCCCGAAAACTCGGGATACGATCATCTTTTCTCGGACAGATTGCCCATGAACAAATACACCACTTGTACCGGGCCGCTGATTGCCTGGTCTGCCCGTCTCAAATGCACGAAGCCTTCGGGTTAGTTAACGTTGAAGCCATGGCTTCCGGTCTGCCTGTGATCGCTTCAGACAATGGTGGCATTCGAGAAATTATTGAGTCCGGCAGCAGCGGTTATCTGGTTTCTCCATATGACAAACCTCAGCCATTTGCGGCTTGCCTTCAGAAGCTTGCCCGGGATCCGAAGCTAGCCGAAACTCTTGGCAAGGCTGGGCGGGCAATTGCCGTGAACCAGTTTGGCTGGTCCCGAACGGCCATGCATCTCGAAGCAGCTTATACAAGACTAATCCGCCAATGA
- a CDS encoding DNA-binding protein has protein sequence MSSNLFAAMDRMEHYHGIQALNVDDTVFLVKDPNNRTDHQAIKVVIPPIGTVGYIVNDPVVVPHGCWAGSGFYDVFHQQTCAKVRFAMKDMIIVELIEMVHVPIPQMESWITSWQSREKA, from the coding sequence ATGAGCAGCAACTTATTTGCAGCCATGGATCGAATGGAGCATTATCATGGTATCCAGGCATTAAATGTTGATGATACTGTATTTTTGGTTAAGGATCCCAATAATCGTACAGATCATCAGGCGATCAAGGTGGTTATTCCACCAATAGGTACCGTGGGATATATCGTGAACGACCCAGTTGTTGTTCCTCACGGGTGCTGGGCAGGATCTGGATTTTATGATGTCTTTCACCAGCAGACCTGTGCGAAGGTCCGGTTTGCCATGAAAGATATGATTATTGTTGAGCTGATTGAAATGGTACATGTCCCCATCCCCCAAATGGAGTCATGGATCACAAGCTGGCAGTCACGGGAAAAAGCCTAA
- a CDS encoding helix-turn-helix transcriptional regulator, whose product MTEKLIRLLRILQAIQAYPGISAKELAAKCDTTVRTIYRDLRILDRVAPIMNEGYGKGYRFIGNFALYPLDFTEQEAMVFSMLPSVLDTSQLPAEFDAAFDKVMSVHTKLKSRNSDIVENIAGIIRMGTPAYREEGKDPNLLIPIIEAILNQETIRTRYRTLTNNDITVRDIDPYYLIPRDQRFYLVGYCHLVQKVRLFRMSRFMDVNQTGTHFDKADFNIAQYMKNTWSVDRGDEHIHFKVRFTERMAPYIKEEEMFVRPRMTDLPDGGLLFEVTLNSSREFLMWLYQFGPQAEVLEPREFRTEIRKQLTQWLKHYEGDE is encoded by the coding sequence ATGACAGAGAAATTAATTCGTCTGCTGCGTATACTTCAGGCTATACAAGCCTATCCCGGAATCTCAGCCAAGGAGTTGGCTGCGAAATGTGATACAACTGTACGCACGATCTATCGCGATCTCCGGATTTTGGACAGGGTTGCCCCTATCATGAACGAAGGCTACGGCAAGGGTTATCGGTTTATTGGGAATTTCGCCTTGTATCCACTCGATTTCACGGAGCAGGAGGCTATGGTCTTCTCCATGCTTCCGTCTGTTCTGGATACTTCCCAATTGCCGGCTGAATTCGATGCAGCTTTTGACAAAGTGATGTCGGTCCATACCAAGCTAAAATCAAGAAACAGTGATATCGTGGAGAACATTGCAGGTATCATACGCATGGGCACGCCTGCATACCGGGAGGAAGGAAAAGACCCCAATCTGCTTATCCCGATTATTGAAGCTATTCTTAATCAGGAAACCATACGTACCCGGTATCGAACACTGACCAACAATGATATTACGGTCCGTGACATCGATCCCTATTATCTAATTCCACGCGATCAGCGCTTTTATCTTGTCGGGTACTGCCATCTGGTGCAAAAGGTGCGATTGTTTCGCATGAGTCGATTTATGGACGTGAATCAGACAGGTACCCACTTTGACAAAGCGGATTTCAACATAGCGCAGTATATGAAAAATACGTGGTCTGTTGATCGAGGGGACGAACATATTCATTTCAAGGTGAGATTTACGGAAAGAATGGCACCCTACATAAAAGAAGAAGAAATGTTTGTTCGTCCACGCATGACGGATCTGCCTGATGGCGGATTGTTATTCGAAGTCACACTAAACAGCAGTCGTGAGTTCCTGATGTGGTTATATCAATTTGGCCCTCAAGCGGAGGTTCTTGAGCCCCGAGAATTTCGAACAGAGATTCGCAAACAACTGACTCAATGGTTGAAGCACTATGAGGGAGATGAATAG
- a CDS encoding 50S ribosomal protein L25 encodes MKSNGKMAQLTATPRTEKKGAALRLLRQGGRVPAVVYGPEFEGASIHVDEKEMLKVARTGRSEMFNLNLEGGKTVPVLIKDQQERNGRLLHVDFLQISKNKPISVSVPIDFQGTAAGSKAGGVFQTQETEVEVEGLPADLPTSIEVDVSGLDIGDRLTAEDIKLDKGLTLITSPDSIIASVMPPQAAEEEPTASADEAEPVAAEEEKAADE; translated from the coding sequence ATGAAATCCAACGGAAAAATGGCTCAACTTACTGCAACTCCACGAACTGAAAAGAAAGGTGCGGCCTTGCGCCTGTTAAGACAAGGCGGACGTGTTCCGGCTGTCGTTTATGGTCCAGAATTTGAAGGGGCCTCCATACATGTGGATGAAAAAGAGATGCTCAAAGTCGCTCGTACAGGTCGTTCCGAGATGTTCAACCTCAATCTGGAGGGTGGAAAAACCGTTCCTGTGCTGATTAAGGATCAGCAGGAGCGCAATGGACGTCTGCTGCACGTGGACTTCTTGCAAATATCCAAAAATAAACCGATCAGCGTAAGTGTACCGATCGATTTCCAAGGTACGGCTGCTGGCTCCAAAGCCGGTGGTGTGTTCCAGACGCAGGAAACCGAAGTGGAAGTCGAAGGACTTCCAGCCGACCTGCCGACTTCCATCGAGGTGGATGTCAGCGGGCTGGACATTGGTGATCGCCTGACAGCGGAAGATATTAAACTGGATAAGGGCTTGACACTAATTACGTCACCCGATTCCATTATCGCATCCGTTATGCCACCGCAGGCGGCTGAGGAAGAGCCAACAGCTTCTGCTGATGAGGCAGAACCTGTGGCTGCAGAGGAAGAGAAGGCAGCAGACGAATAA
- the pulA gene encoding type I pullulanase, translating to MPEWTSFRYEGNDLGLTYTRASSTFKLWAPTAQQVSILVFENEGSYNARGWVTEHDGGQASDMTRDEDGIWSVKLAGDWAGFYYMYRITHDDQRIEVVVDPYARAVSPNGQRTAIIDLDTTHPPDWELDVKPIFQRPVDAVIYELHVRDFSSDPHADIPYKGKFLAFTASGLTDRACHRIGVDHLAELGITHVHLLPVADYQTVNELESAEEGTTFRAPYNWGYDPQHYNVPEGSYATDPRDPAVRIREFKALVQSLHRQGIRVVLDVVYNHTYGVDEGPFERIVPGYFYRYRSDGTLSNGSGVGNELATERPMVRKYIIDSLLYWAEEYHVDGFRFDLMGLIDTDTMNELTRELREQIDPAMLIYGEPWTGGDSPLDRKTLKGTQRGQGFAVFNDHFRSAIKGDSDGSGKGYVTGADGLEHELLKGISGAIDDFTSSPVETVNYVTAHDNLNLWDKIATTMNLRHELGFPAWRDGQPVEGGSAESAVKAADPYRYVEADDVLNHEMVRRSLLASGILLTSQGIPFLHAGDELLRSKAGDHNSYRSGDAVNAIQWANKSRFRPVFDYYRGLIHLRRTHPAFRMISADQIRNHLRILRADGNVVIFMLQDGANQDTWNRIIVAYNATAYQQQIHLPEGDWHVVVNDHQAGTDSIVTVSGIAPIERWSLMVLYDFEHVGGTEPATIEINTPRQVYSPGETAGLRAIVRDRLGNVVENCEVLWHSSEPQRIQIDPDGTIHAKETGEAAITVQCGHIFATSLLQVEHRHAERIELVGETVLYTTRISRFRALVLDQFGQPLQGTAIRWLSSNSDIATVSTAGIVRALSPGTAQITAMAGSIQSTATIKVHKHVSRLVTLRYEREDQQYEGWDVWVWGTGMADGAVPLERVGNAAEARIRVAPGLHHLGLIIRLNEWQAKDTCGDRYVDIVPEDGDVQIVVQSGTDQMQVIRESDEEENRTSA from the coding sequence ATGCCGGAATGGACATCTTTTCGTTACGAAGGCAACGATCTTGGCTTAACATATACTCGTGCTTCCAGTACTTTCAAGCTGTGGGCCCCAACGGCTCAGCAGGTTTCTATATTGGTTTTTGAAAATGAGGGCAGCTACAATGCAAGAGGATGGGTAACAGAACATGATGGTGGGCAGGCAAGTGACATGACTCGTGATGAAGACGGTATATGGAGCGTGAAGCTGGCAGGCGATTGGGCCGGATTTTATTACATGTATCGCATTACTCACGATGATCAACGCATAGAAGTCGTGGTAGATCCTTATGCCCGCGCCGTGTCGCCCAATGGTCAGCGGACGGCCATTATTGATCTCGATACAACGCATCCACCGGATTGGGAGCTGGACGTGAAGCCTATTTTTCAGCGGCCGGTGGACGCCGTCATTTATGAATTGCATGTGCGTGATTTCTCCTCCGATCCCCATGCCGACATTCCGTATAAAGGGAAATTTCTGGCCTTCACCGCTTCGGGACTGACCGACAGGGCATGTCATCGTATCGGGGTGGATCATCTTGCCGAACTTGGGATTACCCATGTGCATCTTCTGCCTGTGGCGGATTACCAGACGGTAAATGAACTGGAATCTGCTGAAGAAGGCACAACGTTCAGAGCACCCTATAACTGGGGTTATGATCCACAGCACTATAACGTCCCGGAAGGCTCCTATGCTACGGATCCGCGGGATCCAGCCGTGCGAATTCGTGAGTTCAAAGCTTTGGTGCAGTCTCTGCATCGCCAGGGTATACGTGTCGTGCTTGATGTGGTCTACAATCATACGTATGGTGTGGACGAAGGTCCATTTGAACGGATTGTACCCGGTTATTTTTACCGCTATCGGTCAGACGGCACACTGAGTAATGGGTCGGGTGTAGGCAATGAACTGGCTACAGAGCGCCCAATGGTGCGAAAATATATTATAGACTCTCTTCTGTACTGGGCTGAGGAATATCATGTTGATGGTTTCCGTTTCGATCTCATGGGCCTGATTGACACGGATACGATGAATGAATTGACCCGTGAGCTGCGTGAGCAGATTGATCCTGCCATGCTAATTTATGGGGAGCCGTGGACAGGCGGAGACTCACCACTGGATCGCAAAACCCTGAAAGGAACCCAGCGGGGTCAGGGATTTGCCGTATTCAATGATCATTTCCGCAGTGCGATCAAAGGGGACAGCGATGGCAGCGGGAAAGGGTATGTAACCGGAGCAGATGGCCTGGAGCATGAGCTGCTTAAGGGAATTTCCGGAGCTATCGATGACTTTACATCCTCACCTGTGGAGACCGTCAATTATGTCACGGCACATGACAACCTGAACCTGTGGGACAAAATCGCAACCACAATGAATCTCAGACATGAATTAGGTTTTCCAGCATGGAGAGACGGCCAACCGGTGGAGGGAGGGAGTGCAGAATCGGCGGTAAAGGCAGCAGATCCCTATCGGTATGTGGAAGCTGATGATGTGCTTAACCATGAGATGGTTCGCCGCTCGCTGCTAGCCTCCGGAATATTGCTAACCTCTCAGGGGATACCTTTTCTGCATGCAGGGGATGAGCTCCTACGATCAAAAGCGGGAGATCACAACAGTTACCGCAGCGGAGATGCGGTTAACGCCATTCAGTGGGCGAACAAATCCCGTTTCAGACCTGTCTTTGACTATTACCGGGGGTTAATACATCTGCGCCGTACTCATCCTGCCTTTCGCATGATCAGCGCAGATCAGATCCGGAATCACCTTCGCATTCTACGTGCTGACGGTAATGTCGTCATATTCATGCTGCAGGATGGGGCTAATCAGGACACCTGGAATCGAATTATCGTGGCCTATAATGCGACAGCGTACCAGCAGCAGATTCATTTGCCGGAAGGTGACTGGCATGTGGTTGTTAACGATCATCAGGCAGGTACAGACTCGATTGTGACGGTTAGCGGCATTGCTCCTATAGAGCGCTGGTCGTTAATGGTACTGTATGATTTCGAACATGTGGGCGGAACAGAACCGGCTACCATTGAGATTAATACTCCACGGCAGGTGTATAGCCCAGGTGAAACGGCAGGGCTGCGGGCGATTGTGCGTGACCGTCTCGGTAATGTAGTAGAGAATTGCGAAGTCCTGTGGCATTCTTCGGAGCCGCAGCGGATTCAGATCGACCCGGATGGAACGATCCATGCCAAAGAGACAGGTGAAGCAGCGATAACGGTTCAATGTGGTCATATCTTTGCTACTAGTCTCTTGCAGGTGGAGCATCGTCATGCCGAACGAATTGAGCTTGTCGGTGAAACGGTTCTGTATACGACACGAATCAGTCGTTTCCGTGCATTGGTGCTGGATCAATTTGGGCAGCCGCTTCAAGGGACTGCCATACGCTGGCTTTCCTCGAATTCGGATATTGCAACGGTCAGTACGGCTGGAATCGTTCGTGCCTTATCCCCAGGGACAGCGCAAATTACAGCCATGGCTGGCAGTATACAGTCTACGGCAACAATCAAAGTCCACAAGCACGTCTCACGTCTGGTTACGCTTCGTTATGAACGGGAGGATCAACAGTACGAGGGATGGGATGTTTGGGTATGGGGCACAGGAATGGCAGATGGAGCGGTACCCCTTGAACGAGTGGGCAATGCCGCAGAGGCCCGTATTCGTGTAGCTCCAGGCCTGCACCATCTGGGGCTGATTATTCGGCTGAATGAGTGGCAGGCCAAGGATACCTGTGGAGACCGATATGTAGATATTGTGCCAGAAGACGGGGATGTGCAGATTGTTGTGCAGAGCGGTACAGACCAAATGCAGGTTATACGCGAGAGTGATGAAGAGGAGAACCGTACCAGTGCTTGA
- the pulA gene encoding type I pullulanase, with product MIEEHDKQDIAGNDTYEGKDLGVTIGAQFCQFKVWAPDAVQMHVLLYPASTAELPGGQGGTGEERAEPKEFLMERQQQGIWLLKLDGEWNGYRYMYRATFKGGRQETAVDPYARAVTMNGEMGVIIRLEETDPQGWSQDFRPELKSPVDAVLYELHVRDFSIHPSSGMLNKGKYLAFTETGLRDCEGNTLGIDHLAELGITHVHLLPVFDFATVDESRAGDRAYGDSEDSSYNWGYDPLHYNVPEGSYATRADEPGTRIRELKALVLALHQRGIGVIMDVVYNHTFNTADSSFEKLVPGYYYRQNADGTYSNGSGTGNEVATERPMVRKFILESVRYWAEEYHIDGFRFDLMGLIDTTTMRELAAELHEHVSPSILLYGEPWAASDSPLGERMTLKGDQKRDGLAVFNDNYRGAIKGDSDGAEKGFATGAEGKEEDIWTGVRGAITDFTASPSETVNYVTVHDNLNLWDKVVHSQELEEQLGFISYDDEGHIRGYDSVEQAVQHANPYMQIDPNHVLENETVRRCLLANGIVLTSQGIPLLAAGDEFLRSKYGDANSHESGDAVNAIRWEQKQRFKPVFDYYRGLIRLRREHAAFRLRTREDINQHVSLLKKDKSLLAYELSGTAAGDSWDRIIVIYNAAKESRTLSIPRGMWNIVVEQGQAGLEPLRTVNDGQVSVPAISLMVMYVNN from the coding sequence ATGATCGAAGAACACGACAAGCAAGACATAGCTGGAAATGATACATACGAGGGAAAAGATCTGGGGGTAACGATCGGCGCTCAATTCTGCCAATTCAAAGTATGGGCGCCCGATGCCGTTCAGATGCACGTGCTGCTCTACCCGGCATCCACAGCCGAGCTTCCAGGAGGACAGGGAGGAACCGGGGAAGAACGTGCCGAGCCAAAGGAATTCCTAATGGAACGACAGCAGCAGGGTATCTGGCTGTTGAAGCTGGATGGAGAATGGAATGGTTATCGGTATATGTACCGGGCCACCTTCAAGGGAGGACGACAGGAGACAGCGGTGGATCCTTATGCAAGAGCAGTTACCATGAATGGTGAAATGGGCGTTATTATCAGGCTGGAAGAGACCGATCCCCAAGGATGGAGTCAGGATTTTCGTCCAGAGCTGAAGAGTCCGGTGGATGCCGTATTGTACGAGCTGCATGTGCGCGATTTTTCAATTCACCCATCATCAGGCATGCTGAACAAAGGCAAGTATTTGGCTTTTACGGAAACAGGACTGCGCGATTGCGAGGGCAATACACTGGGGATTGATCATTTGGCCGAGCTTGGGATTACCCATGTGCACCTGCTGCCCGTGTTTGATTTTGCCACCGTGGATGAATCCAGGGCTGGAGACCGTGCTTACGGTGATTCCGAGGATTCCAGCTATAATTGGGGGTATGATCCGCTGCATTACAACGTTCCCGAAGGCTCTTATGCCACTCGTGCAGATGAGCCTGGTACACGCATCCGTGAGCTCAAAGCTTTGGTGCTAGCCCTTCATCAGAGAGGTATCGGAGTAATTATGGATGTGGTGTATAACCATACGTTTAATACAGCCGACAGTTCATTTGAGAAGCTGGTCCCGGGGTATTACTATCGTCAGAATGCGGATGGCACATACAGCAACGGTTCAGGGACTGGGAATGAGGTAGCCACAGAACGTCCGATGGTACGCAAGTTTATCCTGGAATCGGTGCGTTACTGGGCAGAGGAATACCATATTGATGGGTTTCGGTTTGACCTGATGGGGTTGATTGATACGACAACGATGCGGGAACTGGCTGCGGAACTGCATGAACATGTTTCTCCATCCATCCTATTGTACGGTGAGCCATGGGCGGCCTCGGACTCCCCACTAGGAGAGCGAATGACCCTCAAGGGAGATCAGAAAAGAGACGGACTAGCTGTATTCAACGATAATTATCGTGGAGCAATTAAAGGGGACAGTGATGGAGCAGAGAAAGGATTCGCGACAGGTGCGGAGGGAAAGGAAGAGGATATCTGGACGGGTGTAAGGGGAGCGATTACCGATTTTACGGCCAGTCCATCCGAGACGGTGAATTACGTAACGGTTCACGATAATCTGAATCTGTGGGACAAGGTTGTGCATTCACAAGAACTGGAAGAACAGCTTGGGTTTATCTCCTATGATGATGAGGGACACATTCGTGGATATGACAGTGTAGAGCAGGCAGTACAGCATGCGAATCCGTATATGCAGATTGATCCGAATCATGTGCTGGAGAATGAAACGGTTCGGCGCTGCTTGCTTGCGAATGGCATTGTGCTGACATCCCAAGGGATTCCGCTGCTTGCGGCGGGGGATGAGTTTTTGCGCAGTAAATATGGCGATGCCAACAGTCACGAGAGTGGTGATGCCGTCAATGCGATTCGTTGGGAACAAAAGCAGCGGTTCAAGCCGGTATTCGATTACTACCGCGGACTGATTCGTCTTCGCCGTGAACATGCTGCCTTCCGGTTGAGAACCCGGGAGGACATTAATCAACATGTATCTCTGTTAAAAAAAGATAAAAGCCTGCTTGCCTATGAGCTATCAGGCACGGCTGCCGGGGATTCCTGGGATCGAATTATCGTGATCTACAACGCGGCAAAGGAAAGCCGAACCCTCTCTATTCCCCGCGGAATGTGGAATATCGTTGTAGAGCAGGGACAAGCAGGTCTTGAACCACTGCGCACCGTCAACGATGGGCAGGTCAGCGTACCGGCGATATCCCTGATGGTCATGTATGTCAATAATTAA
- a CDS encoding extracellular solute-binding protein → MSPKGRVSRIGGLVVIGAMSAGLLAGCGGEKAPAAGEGKFPISISLMQVGDVPAKENGVEQKIEEYTNTDVNVQWIPQSAFDDKVNVMVASGEMPTIMRVNYVPTTFNAAKTGLFWELGPYLKDYKNLSAQSEAYFNNIKIEGKIYGIPNFRDIGRTAIVYRKDWFDKLKLDVPKTLDDWYEVMRSMRKDDPDGNGKEDTYGALLFKKYNEGVSSPLTRIAVSIGGVNKWGVDDAGKLTPEFLTTEYVDTMKLFKRLFSEGLINSDFPALDPSDADKKMDSGLVGMKLNGVAQNGKSSQQRLTPNAPDGVIDVAPFQGEDGIRIAGEPGNYGMLVIPKAAVPDEEQLKKVLTFLDQLMDEELSTLQLRGLLDVHYTKTADGKTELKDFDAYQREVKPYRDNLLSVEGYNVAELVDVPIGMKGTKMARENEQYAIPNPALTLSSAIYTERGQELDQMIWDAQTKYIMGKMDDAGWEQEVANWRKAGGDQLISELEASYAELNGK, encoded by the coding sequence ATGAGTCCAAAAGGTCGGGTGTCCCGTATAGGCGGATTGGTTGTCATTGGTGCAATGTCTGCCGGACTGCTTGCAGGTTGTGGAGGAGAAAAGGCTCCAGCCGCCGGGGAAGGCAAGTTTCCCATTTCCATCTCTTTGATGCAGGTAGGCGATGTGCCCGCGAAGGAAAATGGGGTGGAGCAAAAGATTGAGGAGTATACGAATACGGATGTCAATGTTCAGTGGATACCACAGTCGGCTTTTGATGACAAGGTGAACGTCATGGTTGCTTCCGGAGAGATGCCGACCATTATGCGTGTAAACTACGTGCCGACCACGTTCAATGCAGCCAAAACGGGACTGTTCTGGGAGCTGGGGCCCTACCTGAAGGATTATAAAAATCTGTCTGCACAATCCGAGGCCTATTTTAACAATATCAAGATTGAGGGCAAAATTTACGGCATTCCGAACTTCCGCGATATCGGACGAACGGCCATTGTATACCGCAAGGATTGGTTTGACAAGTTGAAGCTGGATGTGCCAAAGACACTGGATGACTGGTATGAAGTGATGCGTTCCATGCGCAAGGATGATCCGGACGGGAATGGCAAGGAAGATACGTATGGTGCGCTGCTCTTCAAGAAGTATAACGAAGGCGTGTCTTCACCGCTGACCCGGATTGCCGTGAGCATCGGGGGTGTGAACAAGTGGGGGGTGGATGATGCGGGCAAACTGACTCCGGAATTCCTGACCACTGAATATGTGGACACCATGAAGCTGTTTAAGCGACTGTTCAGTGAAGGTCTGATCAACAGTGATTTCCCTGCTCTCGACCCTTCGGATGCGGATAAAAAAATGGACTCTGGCCTGGTCGGGATGAAGCTGAACGGCGTGGCGCAAAACGGCAAGTCATCCCAGCAGCGGCTGACGCCTAACGCTCCGGATGGGGTGATCGATGTAGCTCCGTTCCAAGGAGAAGATGGTATACGCATTGCCGGGGAACCGGGGAACTATGGCATGCTGGTGATCCCGAAGGCAGCCGTCCCGGATGAGGAGCAATTGAAGAAAGTGCTCACATTCCTCGATCAGCTGATGGATGAGGAGCTGAGTACGCTGCAGCTTCGCGGGCTGCTCGATGTGCACTACACCAAGACAGCGGACGGTAAAACCGAACTCAAGGATTTTGACGCTTATCAACGCGAAGTGAAGCCGTACCGTGACAATTTGTTAAGTGTTGAAGGATACAACGTGGCTGAATTGGTTGATGTCCCGATTGGCATGAAGGGCACCAAGATGGCTCGCGAGAATGAGCAGTATGCCATTCCGAATCCTGCGCTGACACTGTCATCGGCCATCTATACCGAGCGGGGTCAGGAACTGGATCAGATGATCTGGGATGCACAGACGAAGTACATTATGGGCAAGATGGACGACGCAGGCTGGGAGCAGGAAGTGGCTAACTGGCGAAAAGCCGGGGGAGACCAGCTGATCTCTGAACTGGAGGCATCTTACGCCGAACTGAACGGGAAATAA